From Roseofilum capinflatum BLCC-M114, a single genomic window includes:
- a CDS encoding sensor histidine kinase, whose amino-acid sequence MNALTTLTIALPCRFIMNHIVSDAQEKMTLTWNQAGQDVRCNLSSDRLIYYRLLTETIAKIRSSLDLDTILRTTVVQLLEVLNTDRVAVFQLNPNLAGQGEVICEDVKSPWKPASSIQVYDRCFGEEFAAEYLKGRISAIPDIYAPHISDCHRDILAQFQVRANLVAPLVKGNELWGLLCIHECGQSRVWTSTEIEFVSQISQQLGVAIQQADLLERTKNQAQELKQTLEQLQHTQAQMIQNEKMVSLGHLVAGVAHEINNPVSFIHGNLDYVQEYAQDLVQLLNDYQQAYPDPVPELQESLEDKDVEFIQEDLEQILTSMQSGTERIQGIVKSLRNFSRMDEAELKAVEIHEGIDSTLVILNHRLEAKEDRPAIEVVKEYGDLPLIDCYPAQLNQVFMHLLSNAIDALDQQGGDHPQIQIKTELEGSKVRISIADNGNGIPESMRSQVFDPFFTTKPPGKGTGLGLSICYSIIVEKHYGQLLCDSSPEGGTRFTIELQPELIRKDYPD is encoded by the coding sequence ATGAACGCTCTCACTACCCTAACCATCGCACTCCCATGTCGTTTTATCATGAATCATATTGTGTCTGATGCTCAAGAAAAAATGACACTGACTTGGAATCAAGCAGGTCAGGATGTTCGTTGTAACTTATCTTCCGATCGCCTCATCTATTATCGCTTACTCACAGAAACGATCGCCAAAATCCGCTCGTCCTTAGATTTAGACACCATTTTGAGGACAACGGTTGTGCAACTGCTTGAGGTTCTGAACACAGACCGAGTAGCGGTGTTTCAATTAAATCCCAATTTAGCTGGGCAAGGTGAGGTCATTTGTGAGGATGTCAAATCTCCTTGGAAACCCGCGAGTTCAATTCAGGTTTACGATCGCTGTTTTGGCGAGGAATTTGCGGCTGAATACCTCAAAGGTCGCATCAGTGCTATTCCAGATATTTATGCCCCCCATATTAGTGATTGTCACCGAGATATCTTAGCCCAATTTCAAGTTAGAGCCAATCTAGTCGCTCCCTTAGTCAAGGGGAATGAACTATGGGGACTGCTCTGCATTCACGAATGCGGTCAATCCAGGGTTTGGACTTCCACTGAAATAGAATTTGTCAGTCAGATTAGTCAGCAACTAGGGGTTGCCATACAACAGGCTGATTTACTCGAAAGAACGAAAAATCAAGCCCAAGAGTTGAAGCAAACCCTAGAACAATTACAGCATACCCAAGCCCAGATGATTCAAAATGAAAAAATGGTGAGTTTGGGGCATTTAGTAGCTGGGGTTGCCCATGAAATTAATAATCCAGTCAGTTTTATTCATGGTAATTTAGACTATGTTCAAGAATATGCCCAAGATTTAGTGCAACTTCTGAACGATTATCAACAGGCTTATCCCGATCCCGTACCTGAGCTTCAAGAGTCTTTAGAAGATAAGGATGTGGAATTTATTCAAGAGGATTTAGAGCAAATTTTGACATCTATGCAGTCGGGAACGGAGAGAATTCAAGGGATTGTGAAATCTTTACGCAACTTTTCCCGCATGGATGAGGCTGAACTGAAAGCGGTGGAGATTCACGAGGGCATAGATAGCACTCTGGTGATTTTGAATCATCGTCTTGAAGCGAAAGAGGATCGCCCTGCCATAGAAGTCGTCAAAGAGTATGGTGATTTGCCTCTGATTGATTGTTATCCAGCCCAACTCAATCAAGTTTTTATGCATCTTCTTAGTAATGCGATCGATGCGTTAGATCAGCAAGGGGGAGATCATCCTCAGATTCAGATAAAAACAGAACTTGAAGGTTCAAAAGTGAGGATTTCTATCGCTGATAATGGGAACGGAATTCCAGAGTCTATGCGCTCTCAAGTGTTCGATCCGTTTTTCACGACGAAACCACCGGGTAAAGGGACGGGTTTAGGACTATCGATTTGTTATTCGATTATTGTGGAAAAACATTACGGACAACTGTTGTGTGATTCATCTCCAGAAGGGGGAACGCGGTTTACCATTGAGTTACAGCCGGAGCTAATCCGGAAAGATTACCCGGATTAA
- a CDS encoding mechanosensitive ion channel family protein translates to MNVLFQEIQQSILNLVGAGIEALPGILVAIAFLIFTSWAAQFSRRVATRVTEMAIKNQSLRSLLIQLSYVATWVGGVLICSVIAFPDLRLGDVIGLLGLGSVAIGFAFQDIFKNFLAGILLLLQEPFRLSDQIIVDGFEGTVEEISIRSTQIRTYQGELIVVPNSIVFTSTVQVLTNSPRRRTDLAIGVDYNTPLSHAVEVLYKAISGVDGVLTEPNPEVDIVGFGDSSIDLKVRYWTVPYRKEVRRIQTRVMLALKNACDGAEINIPYPIRTVYHYNQERFSDSFPKNEPSPSSQSGPYDRDRV, encoded by the coding sequence ATGAATGTATTATTTCAAGAAATCCAACAAAGTATCCTGAATCTGGTGGGGGCTGGAATTGAGGCGCTTCCGGGGATTTTAGTGGCGATCGCCTTTTTGATTTTTACCTCTTGGGCTGCTCAGTTTTCCCGCAGAGTAGCCACTCGCGTCACGGAGATGGCAATTAAAAACCAGTCCTTACGCTCTTTGTTGATTCAATTGAGTTATGTCGCCACTTGGGTTGGGGGGGTTCTCATCTGTAGCGTGATCGCCTTTCCAGACCTGCGTTTGGGCGATGTGATCGGGTTGTTGGGGTTAGGTTCAGTAGCCATTGGTTTTGCCTTCCAAGATATCTTTAAGAATTTTCTGGCCGGAATTTTACTCCTGTTGCAAGAACCCTTCCGCTTAAGCGACCAAATCATTGTCGATGGTTTTGAGGGAACCGTCGAAGAGATTTCCATTCGCTCGACGCAAATTCGCACCTATCAAGGGGAGTTAATCGTGGTTCCCAACTCCATTGTGTTTACCTCCACAGTACAGGTTTTGACCAATTCACCCCGTCGTCGCACTGATCTGGCGATCGGAGTAGACTACAATACCCCCCTCTCCCATGCCGTTGAAGTCCTATATAAGGCCATTTCTGGAGTCGATGGCGTATTAACCGAACCGAATCCAGAAGTTGATATTGTCGGCTTTGGGGACAGCTCCATTGACTTGAAAGTACGCTATTGGACTGTGCCCTATCGAAAAGAAGTACGCCGCATTCAAACGCGAGTGATGTTAGCCCTGAAAAATGCCTGTGATGGTGCAGAAATTAATATTCCTTATCCCATTCGCACCGTTTACCACTATAACCAAGAACGATTTAGTGATAGTTTTCCCAAAAACGAGCCGTCACCATCCTCTCAATCGGGGCCCTACGATCGCGATAGAGTTTAA
- the sixA gene encoding phosphohistidine phosphatase SixA — protein sequence MTNLYFIRHGIAANREDYSQGDRQRPLTPEGIKKTTKVAHRLQELGITFDLILTSPLVRAQQTAEILQTVGLSKALQTSSDLAPEGDLLSWWQEGKKWRKYENLALVGHEPNLGHWAELLVWGEVKSGLIVKKAGVIGITLPDSGSPVGNSDLFWLTPPRFLLN from the coding sequence ATGACTAACCTTTACTTCATCCGGCATGGTATAGCAGCGAACCGAGAAGACTATAGCCAAGGCGATCGCCAACGTCCCCTAACCCCAGAAGGCATCAAGAAAACCACCAAGGTTGCCCATCGCTTACAAGAATTAGGGATAACATTTGACTTAATTTTGACCAGTCCCCTGGTCAGGGCCCAACAAACAGCAGAGATTTTGCAAACCGTGGGACTGAGTAAGGCACTGCAAACTTCATCGGATTTAGCCCCGGAAGGCGACCTTTTATCCTGGTGGCAAGAGGGTAAAAAATGGCGCAAGTATGAAAATTTAGCCTTGGTAGGCCATGAACCCAATCTGGGCCATTGGGCTGAGTTATTGGTGTGGGGAGAAGTCAAATCTGGCTTGATTGTCAAAAAAGCCGGTGTAATTGGGATTACCTTACCCGATTCTGGTTCCCCTGTGGGCAACAGCGATCTATTTTGGCTCACCCCTCCCCGATTCTTATTGAATTAA
- a CDS encoding Uma2 family endonuclease — MTSLIIPQTPPDSSIIYPSENGEPIAETYDHIYAILTTLQVLKIYLAGQQATVLANQFLYYSKGFPQLRMTPDVMVIFDVEPGDRDNYKVWEEGQVPKVIFEMTSESTKNEDLGFKKEIYEQLEVEEYWLFDPKGEWIEGQLEGYRLVGETYQPITDRRSQALNLRLFPEGNIIEFYREEVEAKLLINDALMAALQAERQAKKKTLDWLKKEQKRVEDLEAILVRYQEKFGHLEQKS; from the coding sequence ATGACTTCCCTAATCATTCCCCAAACTCCTCCAGATTCCTCCATTATTTACCCCAGTGAGAACGGTGAACCCATAGCTGAAACTTACGATCATATCTATGCAATTTTAACCACTCTCCAAGTATTAAAAATCTATCTTGCGGGTCAACAGGCTACCGTTCTCGCCAACCAATTCCTCTACTATTCCAAAGGATTTCCCCAGCTTCGCATGACTCCCGATGTCATGGTCATTTTTGATGTAGAACCGGGCGATCGAGATAACTATAAAGTCTGGGAAGAAGGACAAGTGCCCAAAGTCATCTTTGAAATGACCTCAGAAAGTACGAAAAACGAAGATCTGGGATTCAAAAAAGAAATTTATGAACAACTAGAAGTAGAAGAATATTGGCTTTTTGACCCCAAAGGAGAATGGATTGAAGGACAATTAGAAGGATATCGGCTGGTAGGAGAAACCTATCAACCCATCACCGATCGCCGCAGCCAAGCCCTCAATTTACGGCTTTTTCCTGAAGGGAATATCATTGAGTTTTATCGGGAAGAGGTAGAAGCAAAACTGTTGATTAATGATGCATTAATGGCAGCTTTACAAGCAGAAAGACAAGCCAAAAAAAAGACTTTAGATTGGCTTAAAAAAGAACAAAAACGGGTGGAAGATCTAGAGGCGATCTTAGTTCGTTATCAAGAAAAATTTGGACATCTGGAACAAAAATCATGA
- a CDS encoding Tab2 family RNA-binding protein: MQTWQVDCYRRPSETDTQGEFWELWICEPSPGTFRHRAVCPQSELSRDWLLKEFKQFSALPDRLLVFRPTTLHLLEPVAQTLGIELIPTRRTPTLKQWIVDELKQPIALDRPPPLPLPEELWGDRWRFATVSAQDLIEGIGDRPIPIKSLPEDLWPINLGLPSTVSIPGVVIDGDRQSLQLAQWFADANPISLNFIPGQPDGLILESGLSDRWIITTFEDSEVRQAGHQYEQRKQQSKGLHFLLIQPDDSGMTYTGLWLLQPENECTSYSA, encoded by the coding sequence CAGGGAGAATTCTGGGAGCTGTGGATTTGTGAACCGTCCCCTGGAACCTTTCGCCATCGGGCAGTTTGTCCCCAGTCGGAATTAAGTCGAGATTGGTTACTCAAGGAATTTAAGCAGTTTTCCGCTCTTCCCGATCGCCTGCTGGTTTTCCGTCCCACCACCCTCCACCTCCTCGAACCTGTCGCCCAAACCCTCGGTATTGAACTGATTCCCACCCGACGCACCCCCACCCTTAAACAGTGGATTGTCGATGAATTAAAGCAACCCATCGCCCTAGATCGACCCCCTCCGCTCCCCCTACCAGAGGAATTATGGGGCGATCGCTGGCGGTTTGCCACCGTCAGCGCTCAAGATCTCATCGAAGGAATCGGCGATCGCCCCATTCCCATTAAATCCCTACCCGAAGATCTCTGGCCGATTAATCTCGGTCTTCCCTCCACCGTCTCTATTCCCGGAGTCGTTATTGATGGCGATCGGCAATCTTTACAACTCGCTCAATGGTTCGCTGATGCTAATCCTATCAGTCTCAATTTTATTCCCGGTCAACCCGATGGCCTGATTTTAGAATCCGGATTGAGCGATCGTTGGATTATCACCACCTTTGAAGATAGCGAAGTTCGCCAAGCCGGCCATCAATACGAACAGCGAAAACAACAGAGCAAAGGTCTTCACTTTCTGCTCATTCAACCCGATGATTCTGGCATGACCTACACTGGATTATGGCTACTCCAACCTGAAAACGAATGCACCAGTTATAGCGCGTAG